A portion of the Rhodanobacter sp. AS-Z3 genome contains these proteins:
- the orn gene encoding oligoribonuclease, whose product MSQAHEENLIWIDLEMTGLDTDNDSILEIATVVTDKELNVLADGPVFAIRHEIDQLESMDSWNTNQHHKSGLWRQVLISETDHAMAEQATVDFLRAWVPPGKSPMCGNSICQDRRFMHRQMPRLERYFHYRNLDVSTLKELARRWAPDIAKGVGKESAHTALSDIRDSITELRHYRRFMGELGGSIKA is encoded by the coding sequence ATGAGCCAAGCCCACGAAGAAAACCTGATCTGGATTGATCTGGAGATGACCGGCCTCGACACCGACAACGACTCGATTCTGGAGATCGCCACGGTGGTTACCGACAAGGAGTTGAATGTGCTGGCCGACGGGCCGGTATTTGCGATTCGTCACGAGATCGATCAGCTGGAGTCGATGGATAGCTGGAACACCAACCAGCACCACAAATCCGGCTTGTGGCGACAGGTGCTGATCTCCGAAACCGATCATGCGATGGCTGAGCAGGCCACGGTCGATTTCCTGCGCGCGTGGGTGCCGCCGGGCAAGTCGCCGATGTGCGGCAACTCGATCTGCCAGGATCGCCGCTTCATGCACCGGCAGATGCCGCGGCTGGAGCGCTACTTCCATTACCGCAACCTGGACGTGTCCACGCTGAAGGAACTGGCGCGGCGCTGGGCGCCGGACATCGCCAAGGGCGTGGGCAAGGAATCGGCGCATACCGCGTTGTCCGATATCCGCGATTCCATCACCGAACTGCGCCACTACCGTCGATTCATGGGCGAGTTGGGCGGTTCGATCAAGGCTTGA
- a CDS encoding DUF2461 domain-containing protein, whose product MPKSYFTPATFRFLRSLENNNNREWFHAHKDDYERHVREPFLQLITDMQVPLAKISTHYRADPRKMGGSLYRIYRDTRYSNNKQPYKSWQGSRFTHERRHEIQAPGFYLHIEPGDCFAGGGMWHPEPDALKHIREFLVDNPAAWKRATQSKAFREHLQLGGESLIRPPRGYDPTHELIDDLKRKDFVATTPLSEELACSDELLPWTVAAFKRVAPLVDYLCAAQELEF is encoded by the coding sequence ATGCCAAAAAGTTATTTCACACCCGCCACCTTCCGCTTTCTGCGTTCGCTTGAAAACAACAACAACCGCGAATGGTTCCACGCGCACAAGGACGACTACGAGCGCCACGTACGCGAACCGTTCCTGCAGCTGATCACCGACATGCAGGTGCCGCTGGCAAAAATCAGCACCCACTACCGCGCCGATCCACGCAAGATGGGCGGCTCGCTGTACCGCATTTACCGCGACACCCGCTATTCGAACAACAAGCAGCCGTACAAATCATGGCAAGGCTCGCGCTTCACGCATGAGCGCCGCCACGAAATCCAGGCGCCCGGTTTCTATCTGCATATCGAGCCCGGTGACTGTTTCGCCGGCGGCGGCATGTGGCATCCGGAGCCGGATGCGCTGAAGCACATTCGCGAATTTCTGGTCGACAACCCGGCGGCATGGAAGCGCGCCACCCAGAGCAAGGCATTCCGCGAGCACCTGCAACTGGGTGGCGAATCGCTGATTCGACCGCCGCGCGGTTACGACCCCACGCATGAATTGATCGACGATCTCAAACGCAAGGATTTCGTCGCCACCACCCCACTCAGCGAAGAGCTGGCCTGCTCGGACGAACTGCTGCCGTGGACGGTCGCTGCATTCAAGCGCGTGGCACCGTTGGTCGACTATCTTTGTGCCGCGCAGGAACTGGAGTTCTAG
- a CDS encoding MFS transporter, with amino-acid sequence MNLPNESPARPLNRGDARTLVLSALGGALEFYDFVVFVFFAIPLGHLFFPATTAPWVAQLQVFGIFAAGYLARPIGGIVMAHYGDTLGRKKMFLLSVFLMALPTLCIGLLPVYAQVGALAPLLLLLLRVVQGIAVGGEVPGAWVFVAEHVPPQRIGFACASLTSGLTIGILIGSLVAAAINRSMSPEQVLDYGWRLPFLIGGVFGFCAVWLRRWLRETPVFEAMHARKELTRGLPLRVVFAEHLPSVLLSMLVTWMLTAAIVVVILMTPTLVQSVFHVAPERAFLGNSVASFALAVGCLFYGWLADRIGYAQALLWAALGLLLATYALYLDLQAGAAHFVALYALAGFSTGVTGIVPSLMVVAFPPAVRFSGLSFSYNVAYALFGGLTPPLIGLLVQHMGVLAPAHYVALTACIGIGVAVFVMTTQRRKLALNPA; translated from the coding sequence ATGAATCTGCCGAACGAGTCACCTGCGCGTCCGCTCAATCGCGGTGACGCGCGCACGTTGGTGCTTTCCGCGCTCGGTGGCGCGCTGGAGTTCTACGACTTCGTGGTGTTCGTGTTCTTCGCGATCCCGCTCGGCCACCTGTTTTTCCCGGCGACCACGGCACCGTGGGTGGCGCAGTTGCAGGTGTTCGGCATCTTCGCTGCCGGCTATCTGGCGCGCCCCATCGGCGGCATCGTGATGGCGCACTACGGCGATACGCTGGGGCGCAAGAAGATGTTCCTGCTGAGCGTGTTCCTGATGGCACTGCCCACGCTGTGCATCGGCCTGTTACCGGTGTACGCGCAGGTGGGTGCGCTGGCGCCGCTGTTGCTGCTGTTGCTGCGCGTGGTGCAGGGCATTGCGGTGGGCGGCGAGGTGCCAGGCGCGTGGGTATTTGTTGCCGAGCACGTGCCGCCACAGCGGATCGGTTTTGCCTGTGCCAGTCTGACCTCGGGACTCACCATTGGCATCCTGATCGGTTCGCTGGTGGCGGCGGCGATCAATCGCAGCATGTCGCCGGAGCAGGTGCTCGACTATGGCTGGCGACTGCCGTTCCTGATCGGTGGCGTGTTTGGTTTCTGCGCTGTGTGGCTGCGCCGATGGCTGCGTGAAACGCCGGTGTTCGAGGCGATGCATGCGCGCAAGGAACTGACACGTGGGCTGCCGTTGCGCGTGGTGTTTGCCGAGCATCTGCCCAGCGTGTTGTTGTCGATGCTGGTGACGTGGATGCTCACCGCGGCGATCGTGGTGGTGATCCTGATGACGCCAACGCTGGTGCAATCGGTGTTCCATGTTGCCCCGGAGCGAGCCTTCCTGGGCAACAGCGTGGCTTCGTTCGCACTGGCGGTGGGCTGCCTGTTTTATGGCTGGCTGGCAGACCGGATCGGTTATGCGCAGGCGCTGCTATGGGCGGCGCTGGGCCTGTTGCTGGCCACCTATGCGCTCTATCTCGACCTGCAGGCCGGTGCCGCGCATTTCGTCGCGCTGTATGCACTGGCCGGTTTCAGCACCGGGGTGACCGGGATCGTGCCTTCGTTGATGGTGGTCGCATTCCCGCCGGCGGTACGCTTTTCCGGCCTGTCGTTTTCCTACAACGTGGCTTACGCCTTGTTCGGCGGGCTGACGCCGCCGTTGATCGGCTTGCTGGTGCAGCACATGGGCGTGCTGGCGCCCGCGCACTATGTGGCGCTGACCGCATGCATCGGCATCGGCGTGGCGGTGTTTGTGATGACCACGCAACGCCGGAAGCTGGCCTTGAATCCCGCCTAG
- the epmA gene encoding EF-P lysine aminoacylase EpmA: MDMPGRAALELRAQLYALMRAFFAERHVLEVETPILSAAGNTDPNIESFNCTFSGHVDAGARERWLRTSPEFPLKRLLGAGIGDCYELGRVFRNGEAGGRHNPEFTMLEWYRVGWDHRQLMRETIALVEAALAMRDRRAEVVVTSYRQLFLDGLSIDPLHATIDELRVPLAEFGIGPAGLVHDDWLDLLITHRLQPDFPRDRITVIHDYPASQCALAKIRPGEPPLAERFELYLGRYELANGYHELNNAAEQRGRFERDNAVRRGRGLREIPLDENLLGVLDAMPDCAGVAMGVERLLMCLADTDAIADVLAYPFATA; encoded by the coding sequence ATGGACATGCCTGGTCGGGCAGCGCTGGAACTGCGTGCGCAGCTCTACGCGTTGATGCGTGCGTTCTTCGCCGAGCGCCACGTGCTGGAAGTGGAAACGCCGATCCTTTCGGCGGCCGGCAATACCGATCCGAACATCGAAAGTTTCAACTGCACCTTCAGCGGTCATGTGGACGCCGGTGCGCGCGAGCGCTGGTTGCGTACCTCGCCGGAATTCCCGTTGAAGCGTCTGCTGGGGGCTGGCATCGGTGACTGCTACGAACTGGGTCGGGTGTTTCGCAACGGCGAAGCGGGCGGGCGGCACAATCCCGAGTTCACCATGCTGGAGTGGTATCGGGTCGGTTGGGATCATCGACAGTTGATGCGCGAAACCATTGCACTGGTCGAGGCTGCATTGGCGATGCGTGATCGGCGCGCCGAAGTCGTGGTGACCAGTTACCGACAACTGTTCCTCGATGGGCTGAGTATCGACCCTTTGCATGCGACGATCGACGAATTGCGCGTACCGCTGGCCGAGTTCGGTATCGGCCCGGCAGGGCTGGTGCATGACGACTGGCTCGACTTGCTGATCACCCACCGGCTTCAGCCGGACTTTCCGCGCGACCGTATCACGGTGATCCACGATTACCCGGCCAGCCAGTGCGCGCTGGCGAAGATCCGCCCCGGCGAGCCGCCGCTGGCCGAACGCTTCGAGCTGTATCTTGGCCGCTACGAACTGGCCAATGGCTATCACGAGTTGAACAACGCGGCTGAACAGCGTGGACGTTTCGAACGTGACAACGCGGTGCGTCGTGGGCGCGGGTTGCGCGAGATTCCACTCGATGAAAACCTGCTCGGCGTGCTCGATGCCATGCCCGACTGCGCCGGCGTGGCAATGGGTGTGGAACGCCTGCTGATGTGTCTGGCCGATACCGATGCGATTGCCGACGTGCTGGCCTATCCGTTCGCCACGGCTTGA
- the sbcB gene encoding exodeoxyribonuclease I, with amino-acid sequence MQTFFWHDYETSGADPRRDRPLQFAGIRTNMELEIIGEPVMFYGKPSREMPPHPDACMITGITPQQAELNGVNEADFAARVYEHLAQPGTCGVGYNSLRFDDEFTRQMLYRNFYEPYGREWENGNSRWDLIDLVRMCQALRPEGIVWPLRDDGSPSFKLEHLARANGLNQQRAHDALSDVYALIDLARLIRVRQPRLWDWYYALRRKQKVFELLDVVNMTPLVHISSRYPASRHCLAVIAPLAAHPSRAGEVIVYDLSTDPAEWLALDEDEIADRIFTPRADLPEGVERIPLRTVRANHAPALAPLSVLQGVDLDRLQLDLPRCQTHRDMLQAASGLPEKLRRVFQRSAELPTPEDPELALYGGGFLPDADKRLLAQVRGTPAQELGSRPFPFRDARYPELLFRYRARNWPDTLGAEERTRWDDFRQARLTRQTPLTGLTLDDYFARITELRSDPKAQDKLGLLDQLQAWGEELADSLDDAM; translated from the coding sequence ATGCAGACCTTCTTCTGGCACGACTACGAGACCTCCGGCGCAGACCCTCGCCGCGACCGACCACTGCAGTTCGCCGGCATCCGGACCAACATGGAACTGGAAATCATCGGCGAGCCAGTGATGTTCTACGGCAAGCCGTCGCGGGAGATGCCCCCGCATCCCGACGCCTGCATGATCACCGGCATCACGCCCCAGCAGGCCGAGCTGAATGGCGTTAACGAGGCTGATTTTGCAGCCCGTGTCTACGAACATCTGGCCCAGCCGGGCACGTGTGGCGTCGGCTACAACTCACTGCGTTTCGATGACGAGTTCACCCGCCAGATGCTGTATCGCAATTTCTACGAGCCGTACGGGCGGGAGTGGGAGAACGGCAATTCGCGGTGGGACCTGATCGACCTGGTGCGCATGTGTCAGGCGCTGCGGCCCGAGGGCATCGTGTGGCCACTGCGCGACGACGGCTCACCCAGTTTCAAACTGGAACACCTGGCCCGCGCCAACGGACTGAATCAGCAACGCGCCCACGATGCGCTTTCCGACGTCTACGCGCTGATCGACCTGGCCCGGCTGATCCGTGTGCGCCAGCCGCGACTGTGGGACTGGTATTACGCACTGCGACGCAAACAGAAGGTGTTCGAACTGCTCGACGTGGTGAACATGACGCCGCTGGTGCACATCTCCTCGCGCTACCCGGCCAGCCGCCATTGTCTGGCCGTGATCGCGCCGCTGGCCGCCCACCCCAGTCGCGCCGGCGAAGTGATTGTTTACGACCTGTCCACCGATCCCGCCGAGTGGCTGGCGCTGGACGAAGACGAGATCGCTGACCGCATCTTCACCCCACGTGCCGACCTGCCGGAGGGCGTCGAGCGCATTCCGCTGCGCACCGTTCGCGCCAATCACGCACCCGCGCTGGCACCGCTGTCGGTGTTGCAGGGTGTCGATCTGGATCGGCTGCAACTCGACCTGCCGCGCTGCCAAACCCATCGCGACATGCTGCAGGCAGCCAGTGGCTTGCCGGAAAAGCTGCGGCGTGTGTTCCAGCGTTCGGCCGAACTGCCGACGCCGGAAGATCCCGAACTGGCCTTGTATGGCGGCGGCTTTCTGCCGGATGCAGACAAGCGTTTGCTGGCCCAGGTGCGCGGCACACCAGCGCAGGAACTCGGTAGCCGCCCGTTTCCCTTCCGCGATGCGCGTTATCCGGAACTGCTGTTCCGCTACCGGGCACGCAACTGGCCCGACACGTTGGGTGCTGAAGAACGCACCCGCTGGGATGACTTCCGTCAGGCAAGACTGACGCGCCAGACGCCGCTCACCGGGCTGACCCTGGACGACTATTTTGCCCGCATCACCGAACTGCGCAGCGACCCGAAGGCACAAGACAAGCTCGGTTTGCTCGACCAGTTGCAGGCCTGGGGCGAGGAGCTTGCCGACAGCCTTGACGACGCCATGTAG